From the Canis lupus baileyi chromosome 37, mCanLup2.hap1, whole genome shotgun sequence genome, one window contains:
- the SERPINB1 gene encoding leukocyte elastase inhibitor translates to MEQLSAANTRFALDLFRALRKDSPAGNIFVSPLSISSALAMIFLGTRGSTAAQVSKALHFDAVEEIHSRFQSLNADINKRGASYILKLANRLYGEKTYNFLPEFLASTQKMYGAELASVDFQQASEEARKAINKWVKGQTEGKIPELLAAGTVDSMTKLVLVNAIYFKGSWEDEFSKKDTADAPFRLNKKDKKTVKMMYKKKKFPFGYIEDLKCRVLELPYRGRELSMLILLPDDIEDESTGLKKIEEHLTLEKLHEWTKAENLDRIEVNVYLPKFKLEESYELNSHLAHLGVQDLFTGRADLSGMSGVRDLFISKIVHKSFVEVNEEGTEAAAATAGIATFAMMMHEENFVADHPFIFFIRHNPSSNILFLGRLCSP, encoded by the exons ATGGAGCAGCTGAGCGCGGCCAACACGCGGTTCGCCCTGGACCTGTTTCGGGCTCTGCGCAAGGACAGTCCTGCTGGGAACATCTTCGTCTCCCCCTTGAGCATTTCCTCGGCGCTGGCCATGATCTTCCTGGGGACTCGGGGCAGCACCgcagctcaggtgtccaag gctcTTCATTTTGATGCCGTTGAGGAGATTCATTCAAGATTTCAGAGCCTGAATGCTGATATCAATAAACGTGGAGCTTCCTATATTTTGAAACTTGCTAATAGGTTATATGGAGAGAAGACCTACAATTTCCTCCCT gaattCTTAGCTTCAACTCAGAAAATGTATGGTGCTGAACTGGCCAGCGTGGATTTTCAGCAAGCCTCTGAAGAGGCGAGGAAGGCGATTAATAAGTGGGTCAAAGGGCAGACAGAAG GGAAGATTCCGGAACTGTTGGCTGCAGGTACAGTTGACAGCATGACTAAACTCGTGCTGGTGAATGCCATCTATTTCAAAGGCAGCTGGGAGGACGAGTTCTCGAAAAAAGACACTGCCGATGCCCCGTTCCGATTGAATAAG AAAGACAAAAAGACCGTAAAAATGATgtataagaagaagaaattccCATTTGGCTACATCGAGGATCTGAAGTGCCGGGTGCTGGAACTGCCTTACCGAGGCAGGGAGCTCAGCATGCTCATCCTGCTGCCGGATGACATTGAGGATGAGTCCACGGGGCTCAAGAAG ATTGAGGAACATCTGACTTTGGAAAAACTGCATGAGTGGACCAAAGCGGAGAATCTGGATCGCATTGAAGTCAATGTCTACTTGCCCAAGTTCAAGCTGGAGGAGAGCTACGAACTCAACTCCCACCTGGCCCACCTGGGTGTACAGGATCTCTTTACTGGCAGGGCTGATCTGTCTGGCATGTCAGGAGTCAGAGATCTTTTCATATCAAAAATTGTCCACAAGTCCTTTGTGGAAGTGAATGAGGAGGGTACAGAGGCGGCGGCCGCCACAGCAGGCATTGCCACCTTTGCCATGATGATGCATGAGGAGAACTTTGTTGCTGACcatccattcattttctttatccggCACAATCCCTCATCTAACATCCTGTTCCTTGGTAGACTTTGCTCCCCTTAG